One segment of Nostoc piscinale CENA21 DNA contains the following:
- the pheT gene encoding phenylalanine--tRNA ligase subunit beta, which yields MRISLNWLRELVEIKLSPEELAHTLTMAGFEVEDIEDRRTWADGVVLGKVLERQPHPNADKLSVCQVDVGAAETLNIVCGAANVRADIYVPVATVGTYLPNIDLKIKPAKLRGVPSHGMICSLKELGLPSEVDGIHIFTGENLSVGSDVRPLLGLDDVILDVTATANRADALSMVGIAREVAALTGGKLSIPEPGEVKITQNAGKLGLKIADTQACPAYIGTVIEQVKIAPSPDWLQQRLRAAGVRPISNVVDITNYVLLEWGQPLHAFDQERLQAVAGNGNLTIGVRFANQGESLKTLDGQPRNLATQNLLITANDKPVALAGVMGGEETEVYEGSQNLVLEAALFDSVAIRRSSRGVGLRSEASGRYERGVNRAELEVACRRALALISELAGGVIVHQEIVDTRPDPATWSRSIALRLDRVNEILGPTDLGEDTGELQASDVVRILTALGCQLTATDERSWNVAVPPYRYRDLEREIDLIEEIARLYGYDNFCDTLPEKAQAGYLPIDQELLRKLRATLRAEGLTELVQYSLVKPGEDRQIVLSNPLFTEYSALRTDLMAGLIDAFQYNLEQGNGSLNGFEIGRIFQQEEDGLHEADAIAGILGGDSSLGKWSKGGREQPMTWFEAKGILESVFQQLGIQVEYQPDCRDERLHPGRTASLWIGGNRLGVFGQLHPQLRREKDLPDSVYLFQLDLDVLLDALDQDEILIPTFKSYSTYPASDRDIAFFAPVKVSVGELEKAINKAGKGLLESVEIFDEYRGENVPQGQRSLAFRLVYRASDRTLTDAEVEPVHNKVREALVEKFGVNLRS from the coding sequence ATGCGAATCTCTTTAAACTGGCTGCGGGAACTAGTAGAAATTAAATTAAGCCCAGAAGAATTAGCTCATACCCTAACAATGGCTGGGTTTGAGGTAGAAGATATTGAAGACCGCCGCACTTGGGCAGATGGTGTGGTTTTGGGGAAAGTGCTGGAACGTCAACCCCACCCCAACGCCGACAAATTAAGTGTCTGTCAAGTAGATGTGGGTGCAGCTGAGACTTTAAATATTGTTTGCGGTGCAGCCAATGTCCGGGCAGATATTTATGTCCCAGTCGCCACCGTTGGCACTTATTTACCAAACATCGATTTAAAAATTAAACCTGCAAAACTGCGTGGTGTTCCATCTCACGGCATGATTTGTTCCTTAAAAGAACTGGGTTTGCCGAGTGAGGTTGATGGGATTCATATTTTTACTGGGGAAAATCTCTCGGTGGGTAGTGATGTCCGTCCGTTGCTGGGTTTAGATGATGTGATTTTAGATGTGACGGCTACTGCTAACCGCGCTGATGCTTTAAGTATGGTAGGCATAGCGCGAGAAGTTGCCGCTTTGACTGGTGGTAAACTGAGTATTCCTGAACCTGGGGAAGTCAAAATAACTCAAAATGCAGGCAAGTTAGGTTTAAAAATTGCTGATACCCAAGCTTGCCCGGCTTACATTGGTACAGTCATTGAACAAGTAAAAATTGCCCCGTCGCCGGACTGGTTGCAACAACGCCTGCGAGCTGCGGGTGTACGCCCAATTAGTAATGTCGTTGATATTACTAACTATGTATTGTTGGAATGGGGACAACCACTCCACGCCTTTGACCAAGAGCGTTTACAAGCTGTTGCGGGTAATGGCAATTTAACTATTGGTGTACGTTTTGCGAATCAAGGAGAATCTCTAAAAACCTTGGATGGGCAACCTCGCAACCTCGCAACCCAGAATTTGTTAATCACCGCTAACGATAAACCTGTGGCTTTAGCGGGAGTTATGGGTGGAGAAGAAACCGAAGTTTATGAAGGTTCGCAAAATTTAGTTTTAGAAGCAGCCTTGTTTGATTCCGTGGCTATTCGTCGTTCCTCCCGTGGGGTGGGGTTACGCAGTGAAGCATCTGGGAGATACGAACGGGGTGTGAACCGCGCAGAATTGGAAGTCGCCTGTCGTCGTGCTTTAGCTTTAATTAGTGAATTGGCTGGCGGTGTCATTGTACATCAAGAAATTGTGGATACCCGTCCCGATCCTGCGACTTGGAGTCGTTCGATTGCTCTGCGTTTAGATAGAGTTAATGAAATACTAGGGCCTACTGATTTAGGTGAAGACACAGGGGAATTACAAGCAAGCGATGTTGTCAGGATTTTAACCGCTTTGGGATGTCAGCTGACAGCAACAGATGAACGTAGTTGGAATGTGGCTGTTCCTCCTTATCGTTACCGCGACTTAGAACGGGAAATTGATTTAATTGAGGAAATTGCTCGACTGTACGGCTATGATAATTTCTGCGACACTTTACCGGAAAAAGCCCAAGCAGGCTATTTACCCATAGACCAAGAATTGTTGCGGAAATTGCGGGCGACTTTACGGGCGGAAGGGTTGACTGAATTAGTGCAGTATTCCTTAGTTAAACCAGGGGAAGACCGCCAGATAGTTTTAAGTAACCCTCTATTTACCGAATATTCGGCGTTACGTACTGATTTAATGGCTGGGTTGATTGATGCTTTTCAATACAATTTAGAACAAGGTAACGGTTCTCTCAACGGTTTTGAAATTGGGCGAATTTTCCAACAAGAAGAAGACGGTTTGCATGAAGCTGATGCGATCGCTGGTATCTTAGGAGGAGACAGCAGCCTCGGTAAATGGTCAAAAGGTGGACGAGAACAGCCAATGACTTGGTTTGAAGCCAAAGGAATTCTCGAAAGCGTCTTTCAACAATTGGGGATACAAGTAGAATATCAACCAGATTGTCGTGATGAGCGTTTACATCCCGGACGCACTGCTTCGTTGTGGATAGGTGGAAACCGACTGGGTGTATTTGGTCAACTGCATCCCCAATTGCGGCGGGAAAAAGATTTACCCGATTCTGTATATCTATTTCAGTTAGATTTAGATGTGCTGTTGGATGCCTTAGATCAAGATGAGATTTTGATCCCCACATTCAAGTCTTATTCTACATACCCAGCCAGCGATCGCGACATCGCCTTTTTCGCCCCGGTGAAAGTTTCTGTAGGAGAACTGGAAAAAGCTATTAACAAAGCTGGTAAAGGTTTGCTGGAATCAGTGGAAATCTTCGATGAATATCGTGGCGAAAACGTCCCCCAAGGACAACGCAGTTTGGCATTTCGTCTAGTATATCGGGCAAGCGATCGCACTCTCACCGATGCCGAAGTCGAACCTGTACACAACAAAGTTCGAGAAGCCTTGGTAGAAAAATTCGGTGTTAACCTCAGAAGCTAA
- a CDS encoding YciI family protein — protein MPKYVLWGTYCDDVLEKRAPYRQAHLDGLAKQKESGVLITIGPTKDITKVFGIYEAEDEATVRQLIENDPYWQNGIWTEYSIKEWIQAF, from the coding sequence ATGCCCAAATACGTACTCTGGGGAACTTACTGCGACGACGTTTTAGAAAAACGTGCTCCTTACCGTCAAGCCCATTTAGATGGTTTAGCCAAACAAAAAGAATCTGGTGTGTTAATTACCATCGGCCCCACCAAAGATATCACCAAGGTTTTTGGAATTTACGAAGCTGAAGACGAAGCCACTGTCCGCCAATTAATTGAAAATGACCCTTATTGGCAAAACGGTATTTGGACAGAATACTCTATCAAAGAGTGGATTCAAGCTTTTTAA
- the psaB gene encoding photosystem I core protein PsaB, with amino-acid sequence MATKYPKFNQDLAQDPTTRRIWYAIATGNDFESHDGMTEENLYQKIFATHFGHVAIIFLWASSLLFHVAWQGNFEQWIKDPLHIRPIAHAIWDPHFGKPAIEAFTQGGANYPVNIAYSGVYHWWYTIGMRTNNDLYQGSVFLLLLAALFLFAGWLHLQPKYRPSLTWFKSAEPRLNHHLAGLFGVSSLAWAGHLIHVAIPESRGVHVGWRNFLTILPHPAGLTPFWMGNWGVYAQNPDTANHVFGSSQGAGTAILTFLGGFHPQTESLWLTDMAHHHLAIAVIFIIAGHMYRTNFGIGHSIKEMLNSRQFFGIQTEGQFNLPHQGLYDTYNNSLHFQLSIHLAALGTAASLVAQHMYSLPPYAFIAKDYTTQASLYTHHQYIAGFLMIGAFAHAGIFWIRDYDPEQNKGNVLDRVLKHKEAIISHLSWVSLFLGFHTLGLYVHNDVVVAFGTPEKQILIEPVFAQFIQSAHGKLLYGMNTLLSNSDSIAYTAWPNQGNVWLPNWLDAINSGTNSLFLTIGPGDFLVHHAIALGLHTTTLICVKGALDARGTKLMPDKKDFGFTFPCDGPGRGGTCQTSSWEQSFYLAMFWMLNLLGWVTFYWHWKHLGIWQGNVAQFNENSTYLMGWFRDYLWANSAQLINGYNPYGTSNLSVWAWMFLFGHLVWATGFMFLISWRGYWQELIETLVWAHERTPLANLVRWKDKPVALSIVQGWLVGLAHFTVGYILTYAAFLIASTAGKFG; translated from the coding sequence ATGGCTACAAAATATCCTAAATTTAACCAGGATCTCGCTCAAGATCCAACGACGCGTAGAATATGGTATGCGATCGCCACAGGAAATGATTTTGAAAGTCATGATGGGATGACTGAAGAAAATCTCTACCAAAAGATTTTCGCTACTCACTTCGGTCATGTCGCAATTATTTTCTTGTGGGCATCCAGTCTTTTATTCCACGTAGCTTGGCAAGGCAATTTTGAACAGTGGATTAAAGATCCGTTACATATTCGCCCCATCGCCCATGCAATTTGGGATCCTCACTTTGGTAAACCAGCCATTGAAGCTTTTACCCAAGGTGGTGCCAACTATCCAGTTAATATTGCCTACTCTGGTGTTTACCATTGGTGGTACACCATCGGGATGCGGACGAATAATGACCTTTATCAAGGTTCAGTGTTTTTGTTGCTGTTAGCAGCATTATTTTTATTTGCTGGCTGGCTACACTTGCAACCTAAATACCGTCCGAGTTTAACTTGGTTTAAAAGTGCGGAACCCCGCTTGAATCACCACCTGGCAGGTTTGTTTGGGGTGAGTTCTTTAGCTTGGGCTGGTCACTTAATTCACGTTGCTATCCCCGAATCTCGCGGTGTGCATGTGGGCTGGAGAAACTTTCTGACAATTTTGCCTCACCCAGCAGGTTTAACACCATTTTGGATGGGGAACTGGGGTGTATACGCTCAAAATCCAGATACAGCTAACCATGTGTTCGGCTCGTCTCAAGGTGCAGGTACAGCTATTTTGACTTTTTTAGGTGGTTTCCATCCCCAAACAGAGTCATTGTGGCTGACGGATATGGCGCATCACCATCTGGCGATCGCAGTTATCTTTATTATCGCTGGTCACATGTACCGCACTAACTTCGGCATTGGTCACAGCATCAAAGAAATGCTCAACTCTAGACAATTCTTTGGTATCCAAACCGAAGGTCAGTTCAACTTACCCCATCAAGGTTTATACGACACCTATAACAATTCCCTGCACTTTCAGTTATCCATACACTTGGCTGCACTGGGTACAGCTGCTTCGTTAGTAGCGCAACACATGTACTCACTACCGCCTTACGCTTTCATAGCTAAGGATTACACCACCCAGGCATCGCTGTACACTCATCATCAATACATTGCCGGCTTCTTAATGATTGGTGCGTTTGCCCATGCGGGGATTTTCTGGATACGAGACTACGACCCAGAACAAAACAAAGGTAATGTTCTTGATCGGGTACTGAAGCACAAAGAAGCGATTATCTCTCACTTAAGTTGGGTGTCACTTTTCTTAGGCTTCCATACTCTAGGGCTATATGTTCATAACGATGTAGTGGTTGCCTTTGGGACTCCAGAAAAACAAATCTTGATTGAGCCGGTGTTTGCTCAATTTATCCAATCGGCTCACGGCAAACTACTGTATGGCATGAATACCTTGCTATCTAACTCAGATAGCATTGCTTACACAGCTTGGCCAAACCAAGGTAACGTTTGGCTACCCAATTGGCTAGATGCGATTAACTCTGGTACTAACTCTCTGTTCTTGACCATTGGGCCGGGAGATTTCTTAGTACACCATGCGATCGCACTTGGTCTGCACACCACCACTTTAATTTGTGTGAAAGGTGCGTTGGATGCCCGTGGTACCAAGCTGATGCCTGATAAGAAAGACTTTGGCTTCACCTTCCCTTGTGATGGCCCTGGTCGTGGTGGTACTTGCCAAACTTCTTCTTGGGAACAGTCTTTCTATCTCGCTATGTTCTGGATGTTGAACCTCCTGGGCTGGGTAACTTTTTACTGGCATTGGAAGCATCTAGGCATTTGGCAAGGTAACGTTGCTCAGTTCAACGAAAACTCTACATATCTCATGGGCTGGTTCCGTGATTATCTCTGGGCTAACTCGGCTCAGTTAATTAACGGTTACAACCCCTACGGCACAAGTAATTTATCTGTTTGGGCTTGGATGTTCCTCTTTGGACACCTCGTTTGGGCAACTGGTTTTATGTTCTTGATTAGCTGGCGTGGCTACTGGCAAGAGTTAATCGAAACCCTTGTTTGGGCGCACGAACGCACTCCACTAGCTAACTTAGTTCGGTGGAAAGATAAGCCTGTTGCTCTATCCATCGTCCAAGGCTGGTTGGTTGGTTTGGCTCACTTCACTGTGGGTTACATCCTGACTTATGCAGC